From a single Adhaeribacter swui genomic region:
- a CDS encoding RluA family pseudouridine synthase, with protein sequence MLLEDQLPEEALTDLDDLYEHVRIVADKGQALLRLDKFLMDRLPNVTRNKLQNAIRAESIRVNNEPAKVSYKVKPGDVITVTLPDPPRDTDIVAEDIPLTIIYEDDDLLLVNKEPGMVVHPAYSNWTGTLVNALTYHLQNLPTGKNGEGRPGLVHRIDKDTSGLLVIAKTEYAMSYLARQFFDHSIERTYYALIWGILKEATGTIRGHIGRSLKDRKIMAVYPNGEQGKPAVTHYQVLQTFQYVSLVKCNLETGRTHQIRAHFKHIGHPLFGDATYGGDKQVYGQRTGTLKAFIENALELMPRQALHAKSLGFRHPSSKQLMQFDSDLPLDFKNLLEKWERFKSE encoded by the coding sequence ATGTTATTGGAAGATCAACTGCCCGAAGAAGCACTTACCGACCTCGATGATTTGTATGAGCATGTCCGGATTGTAGCGGATAAAGGGCAAGCATTGTTGCGGTTAGATAAGTTTTTAATGGACCGGTTACCCAACGTTACCCGTAACAAACTGCAGAACGCAATCCGGGCCGAATCTATACGGGTGAACAATGAGCCGGCTAAAGTAAGTTACAAAGTAAAACCTGGCGATGTTATTACGGTTACCTTACCTGATCCGCCACGAGACACTGATATTGTTGCGGAAGACATTCCGTTAACTATAATTTACGAAGATGATGATTTATTACTGGTAAATAAAGAACCCGGTATGGTGGTGCATCCGGCTTATAGTAATTGGACCGGCACCTTAGTAAACGCGCTTACTTACCATTTGCAAAATTTGCCAACCGGTAAAAACGGCGAAGGCCGGCCAGGTTTGGTTCACCGCATAGATAAAGATACTTCGGGTTTACTTGTTATTGCTAAAACCGAGTATGCAATGTCTTATTTAGCCCGGCAGTTTTTCGATCATTCTATTGAGCGGACATATTACGCGTTAATTTGGGGTATTCTTAAAGAGGCAACTGGAACCATCCGGGGACATATCGGGCGAAGCCTGAAAGATCGTAAGATTATGGCTGTTTATCCGAACGGTGAGCAAGGAAAACCCGCTGTTACCCATTACCAGGTTTTACAAACATTTCAATACGTTAGTCTGGTAAAGTGTAATCTAGAAACGGGACGTACGCATCAAATCAGAGCACATTTTAAGCACATAGGTCATCCTCTTTTTGGTGATGCTACTTACGGTGGCGATAAGCAAGTTTACGGGCAAAGAACCGGAACTTTAAAAGCTTTTATAGAAAATGCTCTGGAGTTAATGCCCCGGCAAGCCCTGCACGCTAAATCACTCGGGTTCCGCCATCCTTCCTCTAAACAATTGATGCAGTTTGATTCGGATTTACCCTTGGATTTTAAAAATTTACTAGAGAAATGGGAGAGATTTAAAAGCGAATGA
- a CDS encoding tetratricopeptide repeat protein translates to MIKNWKYILAFSASFVATTSFAQSVQDVQQLINVERYTEAKSTLRRLNTSNPNEEVSYYLGDVYLKEGKLDSANVIFSQALAKDDKSALSMIGLGKVALMKGNTAEAERQFDAAVKRTKGKDANIFKQIGRAYADADVKDITKALSYIGEANKITKNNDAMAYIILGDIHQKNPNGGGDAMNAYDRAIQIDPNNATAFMKKGQLFVRSKNYNEAQAAFEKVIALNPNYAPAYRELGEMNYFVGKYDRAVENFKKYRSMAENSIDTQIKYASFLFLTEDYAGTLAEAQQVLQQDPNNLVMNRLMAYSLYKTNKVPEALQAMEKYFQLAQADPTKIIASDYAYYGRMLADTGKGAEATANLEKALAMDPNNLDVQNEAAAAYVKAKQYDKAITMYKTKIAAKPSLVDNFKLADVYLAAEKFDSADSLYAGIIQARPEYATAYLRRAQVAEAKDKGQTGAAKTAYEEYIKVANQDPSKAASNKQGLFVANYYLGFQAYKAKDFATAKTYWTAAKSLDPSNKDVEVALKNIEAAQKRPAATTKRKS, encoded by the coding sequence TAGAACGTTACACCGAAGCCAAATCAACTTTACGTCGCCTAAATACATCAAATCCAAACGAAGAAGTTAGCTATTACTTAGGCGATGTTTATTTAAAGGAAGGTAAACTGGACTCTGCCAATGTTATATTTAGTCAGGCATTAGCTAAAGACGACAAATCGGCTCTTAGCATGATTGGTTTAGGCAAAGTAGCTTTAATGAAAGGCAATACAGCCGAAGCAGAACGTCAGTTTGATGCCGCAGTAAAACGCACCAAAGGAAAAGACGCCAACATCTTTAAACAAATCGGCCGCGCCTACGCTGACGCTGATGTAAAAGATATTACAAAGGCGTTGAGCTATATTGGTGAAGCTAATAAAATCACGAAGAATAATGATGCCATGGCTTACATTATCTTGGGTGATATTCACCAAAAAAACCCGAATGGTGGTGGCGATGCCATGAACGCTTATGACCGGGCTATACAAATTGATCCAAACAATGCAACTGCTTTCATGAAAAAAGGACAGTTATTCGTAAGATCTAAAAACTACAACGAAGCCCAAGCAGCTTTTGAGAAAGTAATTGCTTTAAACCCGAATTATGCCCCAGCATACCGGGAATTAGGCGAGATGAATTATTTTGTGGGTAAATACGACAGAGCGGTAGAAAATTTTAAAAAATACCGTTCGATGGCGGAGAACTCCATTGATACTCAAATTAAATATGCATCTTTCTTATTCTTAACCGAAGATTATGCAGGTACATTAGCTGAAGCGCAACAAGTTTTGCAGCAAGATCCCAATAATTTAGTGATGAACCGCTTAATGGCTTACTCACTTTATAAAACCAATAAAGTTCCGGAAGCTTTACAAGCCATGGAAAAATACTTTCAATTAGCCCAAGCAGATCCAACTAAAATAATTGCGTCTGATTATGCTTATTATGGTCGGATGTTAGCTGACACTGGTAAAGGAGCTGAAGCTACCGCTAATTTAGAAAAAGCTTTAGCAATGGACCCTAACAACCTAGATGTACAAAATGAAGCTGCTGCTGCTTATGTAAAAGCTAAGCAGTATGATAAAGCAATTACCATGTACAAAACTAAAATTGCCGCCAAACCAAGTTTAGTTGATAATTTTAAATTAGCTGACGTTTATTTAGCAGCAGAAAAGTTTGATTCCGCTGATTCTTTATATGCTGGAATTATTCAAGCCAGACCAGAGTATGCTACAGCTTATTTACGCCGGGCTCAGGTAGCTGAAGCCAAAGATAAAGGACAAACCGGAGCTGCTAAAACCGCTTATGAAGAATACATTAAAGTAGCTAATCAGGATCCTTCGAAAGCTGCTTCTAATAAACAAGGTTTATTTGTTGCTAACTATTACTTAGGCTTCCAAGCTTACAAAGCCAAAGATTTTGCCACAGCAAAAACTTACTGGACTGCCGCTAAAAGCTTAGATCCATCTAACAAAGATGTAGAAGTAGCTTTAAAGAACATTGAAGCTGCGCAGAAAAGACCTGCTGCTACAACAAAAAGAAAATCTTAA